A single region of the Marinobacter nanhaiticus D15-8W genome encodes:
- a CDS encoding aldehyde dehydrogenase (NADP(+)): MTLYGKQLIGQNAVAGSGVTFAGLNPATNESLEPQYAGASDQDVERACQLAEEAFDRYRETSLESRATFLERIATEIEALGEPLIERAMAESGLPQARLEGERGRTCGQLRLFASVVRDGEWLDIRIDPALPDRQPMPRVDLRQRHIALGPVAVFGASNFPLAFSVAGGDTASALAAGCPVVVKAHPAHPGTSELVGQAIQAAVRACDMPAGVFSLLFGAGIDLGQALVKDPRIKAVGFTGSRRGGTALMATAQARPEPIPVYAEMSSINPVFLLPHALKSRGAEIAEAFVASLNMGAGQFCTNPGLVIAIKGPELDTFLHAAAEAVTRSTGQTMLTPGIHDAYGDAIERLSGNASVREVARGQSGEQGNSCQPGLFATNATDFLADEQLQDEVFGASSMVVVCDDQAQVQAVAKHLEGQLTATLQMDDTDTDVARGLLPILERKAGRVMVNGWPTGVEVCHAMVHGGPYPATSDSRSTSVGSAAIHRFLRPVCYQNMPEALLPEALRDNNPHGVSRLIDGKRDN; this comes from the coding sequence ATGACACTCTACGGTAAACAGCTGATCGGCCAGAACGCCGTCGCCGGATCGGGCGTCACCTTTGCTGGGCTCAACCCGGCCACAAACGAGAGCCTGGAGCCCCAGTATGCCGGTGCCAGCGACCAGGACGTCGAGCGCGCCTGCCAGTTAGCAGAAGAGGCTTTCGACCGTTATCGCGAAACCTCACTGGAGTCACGCGCTACATTCCTGGAGCGCATCGCCACAGAGATTGAGGCCCTGGGCGAGCCGCTCATCGAACGTGCCATGGCCGAATCCGGCTTGCCGCAGGCGCGACTGGAAGGCGAGCGAGGCCGTACCTGTGGGCAACTCAGGTTGTTTGCCAGTGTTGTCCGTGATGGCGAATGGCTCGACATCCGTATCGATCCGGCGCTTCCGGACCGCCAGCCGATGCCGCGCGTCGACCTGCGCCAGCGCCATATTGCGCTTGGGCCAGTCGCGGTGTTCGGCGCCAGCAACTTTCCCCTCGCCTTTTCGGTCGCCGGTGGGGATACGGCCTCGGCACTCGCCGCCGGCTGCCCGGTCGTGGTTAAGGCCCATCCGGCCCACCCCGGGACGTCGGAGCTGGTGGGGCAAGCGATCCAGGCGGCTGTTCGAGCCTGCGATATGCCGGCAGGCGTCTTTTCCCTACTGTTCGGTGCGGGCATTGATCTGGGGCAGGCGCTGGTAAAAGACCCACGCATCAAGGCTGTTGGCTTTACCGGGTCCCGCCGGGGAGGCACCGCCCTCATGGCTACGGCTCAAGCACGGCCCGAACCGATCCCGGTCTACGCAGAAATGAGCAGTATCAACCCGGTTTTCCTGCTCCCCCACGCCCTCAAGTCGCGCGGGGCCGAAATCGCCGAAGCCTTCGTCGCCTCCCTGAATATGGGTGCCGGGCAGTTCTGTACCAATCCAGGGCTGGTTATTGCGATCAAGGGTCCCGAGTTGGATACCTTCCTCCATGCTGCCGCCGAGGCGGTCACCCGGAGCACGGGCCAGACGATGCTGACCCCTGGCATACACGATGCCTATGGCGATGCCATCGAGCGTTTGTCAGGCAACGCGTCCGTGCGCGAAGTTGCACGTGGCCAGTCGGGGGAACAGGGGAACAGCTGTCAACCGGGCCTGTTCGCCACCAACGCGACCGATTTCCTGGCGGATGAACAACTTCAGGATGAGGTGTTCGGCGCCAGCTCGATGGTGGTGGTGTGCGACGACCAGGCACAGGTGCAAGCCGTGGCCAAGCACCTGGAGGGTCAGTTGACGGCAACACTCCAGATGGACGACACCGATACAGACGTTGCGCGCGGATTGCTGCCCATACTGGAGCGAAAGGCGGGCCGCGTGATGGTCAACGGTTGGCCGACCGGCGTGGAAGTCTGCCACGCCATGGTCCATGGCGGGCCCTATCCTGCAACCTCCGATAGCCGCAGTACCTCAGTCGGCAGCGCCGCGATCCACCGGTTCCTGCGCCCGGTGTGTTACCAGAACATGCCTGAGGCCCTGCTCCCGGAGGCCCTACGGGATAATAATCCCCATGGTGTATCCCGATTAATTGATGGTAAGCGCGACAACTGA
- a CDS encoding TRAP transporter large permease, with product MEIAEGTLLLIGAIFALLVTGLPLAFITGLVALIFAFGWFGPMSLPLVTSRVYGFITEYSLVAVPMFVFMASLLDRSGIARDLFNAMRVFAGRLPGGVAVQTVVVAFFLAALSGIIGGEIVLLGILALPQMLRLGYDKHLSIGVVCAGGSLGTMMPPSIVLIIYGLIASVSIADLFTAAITPAILLMVSYIGYVLVRCLRNPEMGPPMSDEDREDGFSNRGQALKAIVVPGLIAGMVLGSIYGGVASVTEAASMGVFGVLLAMLLRGEFTLPTIHKSLDQTMTTCGMIIWIGIGAAALVGVYNLMGGNDFISDMILGLDVEPLVIMLVMMLILLVLGMFLDWIGVAMLTLPIFVPIVTELGYSPIWFGILFAVNMQVSFLSPPFGPAAFYLKGVAPAGISLKDIFVSLLPFVAIQLCVLTALLLWPNLAMWPL from the coding sequence ATGGAGATCGCAGAAGGAACCCTCCTACTGATTGGCGCAATCTTCGCGCTCTTGGTCACGGGTTTGCCCTTGGCCTTTATTACCGGACTGGTTGCACTGATCTTCGCATTTGGCTGGTTCGGCCCGATGTCGTTGCCACTGGTCACGAGTCGCGTCTATGGCTTTATCACCGAGTATTCACTGGTCGCGGTGCCGATGTTCGTGTTCATGGCTTCGCTGCTGGACCGATCGGGGATCGCCAGGGACCTGTTCAACGCCATGCGGGTCTTTGCCGGCAGGCTTCCCGGTGGTGTCGCGGTGCAAACGGTGGTCGTGGCCTTCTTCCTGGCGGCCCTGTCGGGCATCATCGGCGGCGAAATCGTCCTGCTGGGTATCCTGGCGCTTCCCCAGATGTTGCGGCTCGGCTACGACAAGCACCTGTCGATTGGCGTGGTCTGTGCCGGCGGCTCCCTGGGCACCATGATGCCGCCGTCGATCGTACTGATCATCTATGGACTGATTGCATCGGTCTCGATTGCCGATCTTTTCACCGCGGCGATCACGCCCGCCATCCTGCTGATGGTCAGCTATATCGGCTACGTCCTGGTGCGCTGCCTACGCAATCCCGAGATGGGTCCGCCCATGTCCGACGAGGACCGCGAGGACGGCTTCAGCAACCGGGGTCAGGCACTGAAAGCGATCGTAGTGCCGGGCCTGATTGCGGGCATGGTGCTCGGTTCCATCTATGGCGGCGTCGCATCCGTCACAGAAGCGGCGTCCATGGGGGTCTTCGGCGTGCTCCTGGCGATGCTGCTGCGGGGCGAATTTACCCTGCCCACCATCCATAAGAGCCTCGACCAGACCATGACCACCTGCGGCATGATTATCTGGATCGGGATCGGCGCGGCTGCGCTGGTCGGCGTCTACAACCTGATGGGCGGCAATGATTTTATCTCCGACATGATACTGGGGCTGGACGTCGAGCCGCTGGTCATCATGCTCGTCATGATGCTGATCCTGCTTGTCCTGGGTATGTTCCTGGATTGGATCGGCGTCGCCATGCTGACGCTGCCGATCTTCGTTCCCATCGTGACTGAACTCGGCTACAGCCCGATCTGGTTCGGCATCCTGTTCGCGGTCAATATGCAGGTGTCATTCCTGTCACCGCCTTTCGGGCCTGCTGCATTCTACCTCAAGGGGGTCGCGCCAGCCGGCATTTCACTCAAGGACATCTTCGTTTCCCTACTGCCTTTCGTGGCTATCCAGCTCTGCGTCCTGACCGCGCTCCTGCTCTGGCCCAACCTGGCCATGTGGCCACTGTAG
- a CDS encoding TRAP transporter small permease subunit — protein MSRSNVPEDRVANDETELAYQGEAARNAFDRAVLRCGRVVAWLAFIAMAISVYEVFMRYGFNSPTSWVHETVVMLVATLFALGGPVAMASDRHIRVRVLYDSAGPRLKCWLERFNNLVALGFCLLMSYAAYVMFWKSSHNPMGEWSLERSGTSWNPPFPSLIKGIILLAIAIMTIQAILHLVESFRRTPDRVPPGGHA, from the coding sequence ATGTCCCGGTCCAATGTCCCCGAAGATCGCGTCGCAAATGACGAAACCGAGCTCGCCTATCAGGGCGAGGCGGCACGCAATGCGTTCGATCGCGCCGTGCTTCGCTGCGGCCGAGTGGTTGCATGGCTTGCGTTCATCGCCATGGCAATCAGTGTCTATGAAGTTTTCATGCGTTATGGCTTCAATTCGCCGACGTCCTGGGTCCATGAAACAGTCGTGATGCTGGTGGCCACCTTGTTCGCCCTCGGCGGCCCCGTGGCGATGGCGAGCGACCGCCATATCCGTGTCCGCGTGCTTTACGATTCCGCCGGACCGCGCCTCAAGTGTTGGCTTGAACGGTTCAATAACCTAGTGGCGCTGGGTTTCTGCCTGCTGATGAGCTATGCGGCGTACGTCATGTTCTGGAAATCGTCCCATAACCCGATGGGTGAATGGTCGCTGGAGCGTTCCGGGACCTCCTGGAACCCACCGTTTCCCAGCCTGATCAAAGGTATCATCCTGCTGGCCATCGCTATCATGACGATCCAGGCCATCCTCCACCTGGTGGAATCGTTCAGAAGGACACCCGACCGGGTACCTCCCGGAGGGCATGCTTGA
- a CDS encoding TRAP transporter substrate-binding protein: protein MFAIKPSLIIASALLAFGLSGAHAAEYSWKFQASETAGEPSFKIKKEWTEKIAEMTDGRVEIELMPINSVVGPTETLEAVSAGILQGHMTDPSYFSGQNPAFGMMGNLVGAWSDPMDFLAFMKENGGEDLYNELVEPYGVHLISAACFPLESIPSTVPIKTLEDFKGLKIRAPQGMVYNIFERIGAAPVNLPGSEVYTGLEKGVIDAADSTVLSNNDAMGLHAFAPYPLYPGFHSMPMIAVSVNKRAWDKLPDDLKTTVKSAFDDMAYDLISRLQQQDIDTLKKLQEDPDVHPYDLSPEERKKFRTAAEQEWKVWAEKNDMTREIYDSATAFLRSRDLL from the coding sequence ATGTTCGCTATAAAACCCAGTCTTATAATCGCCAGCGCCCTGCTGGCGTTTGGTCTCTCAGGCGCGCACGCGGCCGAGTACTCGTGGAAGTTCCAGGCCTCGGAAACAGCCGGGGAGCCGAGTTTCAAGATCAAGAAGGAATGGACCGAAAAGATCGCCGAAATGACCGACGGACGGGTCGAGATCGAGCTGATGCCGATCAATTCGGTGGTCGGGCCTACCGAAACCCTGGAAGCCGTCAGCGCCGGTATCCTGCAGGGGCACATGACCGATCCAAGCTACTTTTCCGGTCAAAATCCGGCCTTCGGTATGATGGGGAACCTGGTCGGCGCCTGGAGCGATCCCATGGACTTCCTGGCCTTCATGAAGGAGAACGGCGGTGAGGATTTGTACAACGAATTGGTCGAACCTTACGGCGTTCACCTGATTTCGGCCGCCTGCTTCCCCCTCGAATCCATTCCTTCCACCGTGCCCATCAAAACGCTCGAAGATTTCAAGGGCCTCAAGATCCGCGCACCCCAAGGCATGGTGTACAACATCTTCGAACGTATCGGCGCAGCGCCGGTAAACCTGCCGGGCTCGGAGGTCTACACCGGTCTTGAGAAAGGCGTTATCGATGCGGCGGACTCCACCGTGCTTTCGAACAACGATGCCATGGGTCTGCATGCGTTCGCGCCATACCCGCTGTATCCCGGCTTCCACTCGATGCCGATGATCGCGGTCTCAGTCAACAAGAGGGCCTGGGACAAACTACCGGATGACCTCAAGACGACCGTCAAGTCGGCCTTCGACGACATGGCCTATGACCTGATTTCCCGCCTCCAGCAGCAGGACATCGATACGCTCAAGAAATTGCAGGAAGATCCCGATGTCCATCCCTACGACCTGTCCCCCGAAGAGCGCAAGAAATTCCGCACCGCGGCGGAGCAGGAATGGAAGGTCTGGGCCGAGAAGAATGACATGACCCGGGAAATCTACGACTCCGCCACAGCATTCCTGCGCTCGCGCGACCTGCTGTAA
- a CDS encoding IlvD/Edd family dehydratase produces MTREKQRLSSCDLRSRWWLDNPEHPGTTALCVERFMNYGMTLEELTSGKPIIGIAQSGSDLAPCNRHHIDLVKRVKDGIRAQGGVPFEFPMHPIYENARRPTAALDRNLAYLGLVEILHGYPIDGVVLTTGCDKTTPACLMAAATVNIPAIVLSGGPMLNGWRGNERVGSGTVIWELRKRLAAGDIDYATFLARATDSAPSIGHCNTMGTASTMNALAEVMGMSLPGSAMIPAAYKERPIVAYETGQRCVDMVWEDIRPLDILTREAFENAVVVCSALGGSSNAPVHINAIARHAGVELNNDDWQALGHRIPLLANVMPAGAYLSEEFHRAGGVPAIVNELLAAGKLHGQAKTVNGRTLAENAEGRETLDEAVICRYHSPLVAHAGFINLKGNLFDSALMKTSVIAEDFRRRFLSNPADPDAFEGRVVVFDGAEDYHARIDDPDLEIDESTILVMRGAGPVGHPGGAEVVNMQPPEKLIRRGIESLPCLGDGRQSGTSGSPSILNASPEAAVGGGLGLLETGDRIRIDLGRGEAHVLMDQAIWNSRKEKQAARGGYIYPAHQTPWQEIQRELVEPLDRGMTLRPAVRYRDVARRSPPRDNH; encoded by the coding sequence ATGACAAGAGAGAAACAGCGTCTATCGTCTTGCGACCTGCGATCGCGCTGGTGGCTGGATAACCCGGAACACCCGGGTACCACCGCCCTGTGCGTCGAAAGGTTCATGAACTACGGCATGACGCTGGAAGAGCTGACCAGTGGCAAGCCCATTATCGGCATCGCCCAATCCGGGTCGGACCTGGCGCCCTGCAACCGGCATCACATCGACCTGGTCAAGCGCGTAAAGGATGGTATTCGTGCGCAGGGCGGTGTGCCCTTCGAATTCCCCATGCACCCGATCTATGAAAACGCCCGCCGCCCCACCGCTGCGCTGGACCGTAACCTCGCCTATCTGGGACTGGTTGAAATCCTGCACGGCTATCCGATTGACGGCGTGGTCCTGACCACCGGTTGCGATAAAACCACGCCGGCCTGCCTGATGGCGGCGGCAACCGTGAATATCCCGGCGATCGTGTTGTCCGGCGGGCCGATGCTTAACGGTTGGCGTGGCAACGAACGCGTGGGCTCGGGGACGGTGATCTGGGAACTGCGCAAGCGGCTGGCGGCAGGCGATATTGACTACGCGACCTTCCTGGCGCGTGCGACGGATTCAGCGCCATCGATCGGTCATTGCAATACGATGGGGACGGCCTCAACCATGAATGCCCTGGCCGAGGTGATGGGGATGAGTCTCCCGGGCTCGGCGATGATTCCCGCGGCCTATAAGGAACGGCCCATCGTGGCCTATGAGACCGGCCAGCGTTGCGTCGACATGGTATGGGAAGACATCCGCCCGCTGGATATCCTGACCCGTGAGGCCTTCGAGAATGCCGTGGTGGTTTGCTCTGCCCTCGGCGGCTCCTCCAATGCGCCGGTCCACATCAATGCCATCGCCCGCCATGCGGGTGTCGAGCTGAATAATGATGACTGGCAGGCCCTGGGGCACAGGATACCGTTACTGGCCAACGTCATGCCCGCTGGCGCCTATCTGAGCGAGGAATTCCATCGTGCCGGTGGCGTGCCCGCCATCGTCAATGAATTGTTGGCTGCCGGTAAACTTCATGGCCAGGCTAAAACCGTTAACGGCAGGACCCTCGCAGAGAACGCGGAGGGACGTGAGACCCTGGACGAGGCGGTTATTTGCCGTTATCACAGTCCCCTGGTGGCGCACGCCGGGTTTATTAATCTCAAGGGCAACCTGTTTGACTCGGCCTTGATGAAGACCAGTGTGATTGCCGAGGATTTCCGGCGCCGGTTTCTCAGCAATCCGGCGGATCCCGACGCTTTCGAAGGTCGGGTTGTGGTCTTCGACGGTGCAGAGGACTATCACGCCCGTATAGACGACCCCGACCTGGAAATCGATGAAAGCACGATCCTCGTGATGCGCGGAGCCGGCCCGGTCGGCCACCCGGGTGGAGCGGAAGTGGTCAACATGCAGCCCCCTGAAAAGCTCATACGGCGCGGTATCGAGTCATTACCCTGCCTGGGTGATGGTCGCCAATCGGGGACGTCAGGCTCGCCTTCGATCCTCAATGCCTCCCCTGAAGCCGCCGTGGGAGGCGGGCTGGGCCTGTTGGAAACGGGGGATCGCATCCGCATCGATCTGGGGCGTGGCGAGGCGCATGTATTGATGGACCAGGCGATCTGGAATAGCCGGAAGGAGAAGCAGGCCGCGCGGGGTGGCTACATCTATCCGGCGCACCAGACGCCCTGGCAGGAAATCCAGCGGGAGCTTGTTGAGCCTCTGGACAGGGGGATGACGCTCAGGCCAGCTGTACGCTACCGGGACGTGGCGCGCCGCAGCCCGCCACGGGACAACCATTAG
- a CDS encoding FadR/GntR family transcriptional regulator — MRAKSPKAAQRPSVADFLAEAIFSGRYQPGDFVPKEIDLCEQLGINRPAVRSDLRQLVDVGIIERISGHGSKVRDYDNWHILDPLVTEWMTRYAAPNPKVLHEILAFRLDVEPYVAMVAARNAKARDLVAIEEAYEGMGQNMHNANTPEERRLHSDYDIAFHEAIFKATHNIVWAQLSHILRPSIYLLVSLSNVQANDPDDSLERHRQVMERIRARDPEGAFLAAQAVLEGTADALHIEMPETALGRKLTAN; from the coding sequence GTGAGAGCTAAATCACCCAAGGCAGCCCAAAGGCCCAGCGTTGCCGACTTCCTGGCGGAAGCCATTTTTTCCGGCCGTTATCAACCAGGCGACTTCGTACCCAAGGAAATTGACCTGTGCGAGCAACTCGGAATCAATCGACCTGCGGTACGCAGCGATCTGCGTCAGCTTGTGGATGTCGGCATTATCGAGCGCATATCGGGACATGGTTCGAAGGTCCGCGACTACGATAACTGGCACATCCTCGATCCACTGGTCACCGAGTGGATGACGCGCTACGCAGCCCCCAACCCCAAGGTACTTCATGAGATCCTGGCGTTCCGGCTCGATGTGGAACCCTACGTGGCGATGGTGGCCGCCCGGAATGCCAAGGCACGCGATCTGGTGGCTATTGAGGAAGCATACGAGGGGATGGGTCAAAACATGCATAACGCGAACACCCCGGAGGAGCGACGGTTGCACAGCGACTACGATATCGCCTTCCACGAAGCCATATTCAAGGCCACCCATAACATCGTATGGGCGCAGCTCTCCCATATCCTGCGCCCGTCCATCTATCTGCTGGTTTCGCTTTCAAACGTACAGGCCAATGACCCTGACGATAGCCTGGAAAGGCACCGTCAGGTCATGGAACGCATCCGCGCCCGCGACCCCGAAGGGGCATTCCTTGCGGCGCAAGCGGTGCTCGAGGGCACGGCCGACGCACTGCACATCGAAATGCCGGAGACCGCCCTCGGCCGCAAACTCACTGCCAACTAA
- a CDS encoding TetR family transcriptional regulator has product MARRTKEDAQKTREQLIEAAETVFYRKGVSKTSLNDIAAEAGVTRGAIYWHFKNKHDVFEAMIQRLKTPLEMLHEAIEHPDEPDPLGRFRELLLYLTREIARDPRRQRAYEIVFLKCELTEDNEPLGTRHRENFLHGSERMRAALEAALNRGQLPADIDIECAIVQLHVQLTGLIYLWLLLPDSFDFESEARRVIEAYFYSLQHCFGQFDSE; this is encoded by the coding sequence ATGGCCCGCCGCACCAAAGAAGACGCACAGAAAACCCGGGAGCAGTTGATCGAAGCTGCGGAAACCGTGTTCTATCGGAAAGGGGTTTCGAAGACGTCGCTCAATGACATCGCAGCGGAAGCGGGCGTGACACGGGGAGCCATCTACTGGCACTTCAAGAACAAGCACGATGTATTCGAGGCGATGATCCAGCGGCTGAAGACACCCCTGGAGATGCTGCACGAGGCAATCGAGCATCCCGATGAACCCGACCCGCTGGGTCGGTTCCGCGAACTACTCCTCTACCTCACCCGGGAAATCGCCCGCGATCCTCGCCGTCAGCGCGCCTACGAGATCGTCTTCCTCAAGTGCGAACTGACGGAAGACAACGAGCCCCTGGGCACCCGGCACAGGGAAAACTTCCTGCACGGATCGGAGCGCATGCGGGCGGCACTCGAAGCCGCACTGAACCGGGGACAGTTACCCGCTGACATCGACATCGAGTGTGCGATCGTCCAGTTGCATGTCCAGTTGACGGGTTTGATCTATCTTTGGCTGTTGCTGCCAGACTCGTTCGACTTCGAATCCGAAGCAAGGCGCGTTATCGAAGCCTATTTCTACTCGCTGCAACACTGTTTTGGCCAATTCGATAGCGAATAA
- a CDS encoding efflux RND transporter periplasmic adaptor subunit produces the protein MRHSTQSLLLMLIASVLLTACGQQQDAAQAAGQQPAPKAGFITVQEKPFTLVNELPGRTTPYQVAEVRPQVTGIIEQRLFEEGETVEAGQALYKIDDKLYQASLASAKADLANAKASLESAQLTANRYEKLIKTGAVSQQELDEARATLNAGKAQVAANEAAVQTAGINLDYTTIEAPISGRIGRSSVTAGALVTANQTTSLVTIRQLDPIYVDLTQSYDELQTLRSAMANGKLETVGEDRAAVKLAQQNGTVYPHKGALQFSEYAVDEATGSVTLRALFPNPDGALLPGMFVRARLPQAERENAILVPQKGVSREPNGQATALVIGENDTVEKRNVTTEKAVGSQWLISDGLRAGDRLIVDGLQKIGVGGPVTPVDVTGEQGSAASGKAGIPAADTKQG, from the coding sequence ATGCGTCATTCTACGCAATCCCTGCTTTTGATGTTGATTGCATCTGTCCTGCTGACCGCCTGCGGACAGCAACAGGACGCGGCCCAGGCTGCAGGTCAGCAACCGGCACCAAAGGCCGGCTTTATTACCGTCCAGGAAAAGCCGTTCACCCTGGTGAACGAGCTCCCGGGTCGCACCACCCCCTATCAGGTGGCTGAAGTGCGTCCCCAGGTGACCGGCATTATCGAGCAGCGCCTGTTCGAGGAAGGGGAGACGGTCGAAGCCGGCCAGGCCCTCTACAAGATCGATGACAAGCTCTATCAGGCCTCGCTTGCCAGCGCCAAGGCCGACCTGGCGAATGCCAAGGCGAGCCTGGAGTCAGCACAACTCACCGCCAATCGTTACGAGAAGCTGATCAAGACGGGTGCTGTCAGCCAACAGGAACTGGATGAGGCGCGCGCCACGCTCAACGCCGGCAAGGCCCAGGTGGCCGCGAATGAAGCGGCTGTGCAGACCGCCGGTATCAACCTGGACTACACCACAATCGAAGCGCCGATCAGCGGTCGTATCGGGCGTTCCTCGGTCACCGCAGGCGCATTGGTTACAGCGAACCAGACCACCTCACTGGTGACCATACGCCAACTCGATCCGATCTATGTTGACCTGACGCAGTCCTACGACGAATTGCAGACCCTGCGCTCGGCCATGGCAAACGGCAAGCTGGAAACCGTCGGTGAAGATCGCGCCGCCGTTAAGCTGGCTCAACAGAATGGCACGGTATACCCGCACAAGGGCGCCCTCCAATTTTCGGAATACGCCGTGGACGAAGCCACCGGGTCGGTGACCCTACGCGCCCTGTTCCCCAATCCGGATGGCGCGCTGCTCCCGGGCATGTTCGTGCGGGCCCGCCTGCCCCAGGCGGAACGCGAGAACGCGATCCTGGTGCCACAGAAAGGCGTATCCCGCGAGCCCAACGGCCAGGCTACGGCGCTGGTGATCGGCGAGAACGACACCGTCGAGAAGCGCAATGTCACTACCGAGAAGGCTGTGGGCAGCCAGTGGCTGATCAGCGACGGCCTGCGGGCGGGTGACCGCCTGATCGTCGACGGTCTGCAGAAGATTGGCGTGGGTGGCCCAGTGACACCGGTCGACGTGACCGGTGAGCAGGGTTCCGCGGCATCCGGCAAGGCCGGTATCCCGGCGGCTGACACAAAGCAGGGCTGA